In the Sphingobacterium sp. PCS056 genome, TGGACATTCAAAACAGGTATATACCGTCTTCTGACAAAGGTAGAAATATCCGTTTACGAACTTACAGATCGAAGGAGAAAAGCAATCTACCGATCTTACTATATTTTCATGGTGGTGCTTTTATCTATGGAACTCCCGAACAGTATGATTTTATATTCTTTCGACTGGCTTCGGATCTGGACTTAATGATTGTTTCTGTCGATTATCGATTAGCTCCCGAACACCCATTTCCTGCGGCTATGGAAGACGGATATGATAGTTTAAAATGGCTCGTTCACCACGCTTCTCAACTTGGTGGAGATCCGAATCGTGTCCTCATTGGAGGCAGCAGTGCTGGAGCCACAATTGCGGCCTCCATCACCCATTTGGCACGGGATAAACAAGAAATAAAAATCAGACATCAGCTTTTACTTTATCCTGCGATGAGTCATTTGCTCAACACAGCTTCAATGGAATCATTGGCGGATGCACCTATGCAAACCAAAAATGCCGCGAAATGGATGTGGAAACATTATCTACCCCATATGGATCAACGGCCTGCCTATGCGGTGCCGCTACTTGAAGAAAATTTCAATCAACTGCCCGATGCTACGGTAGTGGTCTGCGAATTTGATCCGCTTAAAGATGAGGGGAAAATGTATGCCGAGAAATTACGACAAGCAGCTGTATCGACGGAGCTTATCGAAATACAAGGAGCGGTGCACGCGTTTGATTTTTTCGAGAGTTCGCTATCAGATGCATTTTATGACCGATTATTGAATGTATTAACAAAAACAGTAAATCAAGATAAATGAAAAAAATAATAGTAGTCAATGGACATCCGGACAGAGAAAGTTTTAACAGTGCTATTGCTCAAACCTATATCCAATCGGCACAAGAAGCTGGCGCTGAAGTTCGATACCTCGCCATAGGGGAATTGGATTTCAATCCAAACTTGCAATTTGGTTATCGGAAAAGGATGGAATTGGAACCTGATTTGGTAAAAGCTCTTGAAGATATCCACTGGAGTAATCATCAAGTATGGATACATCCCATGTGGTGGCTGGGGATGCCGGCTATTATGAAGGGCTTCTTTGACAGAGCATTTCTTCCTGGCCTTACTTTTAAAAGCAACAAAAATGGAATCAGCGAAGGATTATTACAGAACAAGACAGGAAGAATCATCACCACAGCAGGTGATGTATCTCTGGATAGTTATGAAAAAAATTATGGTTCGAGTGGACTTATTCAGTTGAAAACAGGAATTTTGGAATACTGTGGAATATCTGATATAGAAAATAATTTTATTGGACCTCTGTATGAACTGGATGAAAATGATCACCTCAACTGGCTCATCAAGATCGCTAATTTGGCGAAGATGGATACTGAAAATAAGGCAGCTGAAAACCTTTATTATAGTTAAGTGGAAGGAGTTGACGCTCCTATCCACCATATATGGCTATCCCCTTTTCTTGTAAGACAAGTCCTTTCCAGGCAAATAATTTATATTGTTTTGAATCCCAATTGCCTTCACTTGATTTTTCTAGTACAATTCCCTTATCGGAATCTGGTAAAAAAATTTCGGCTTTCGAGTTGTCCGCACTGAAAATGATATAGGTTGGATTTCCTTCTACTCGAGCGCCATCTTTTAAAGGATTTAGTTTAGTTTTAAACGAAGCCAAGGTTAAACAGTTTTGCTCTAGTGTAGAATATACTTTTCCATCTTTATACAAGCAAGCATTTTTCTGCTCATCGCAATCCGTTTTAACCAATGGCATATCGGAAGAAAATGTTAAACTGTTGACATCCTTAAAGGTGGTACCATCTGCATTCATATCTCCGTAACCTTCCATAAGCGTATCTTTTTGGACTTGAAATGCTACTTGTCTAACCGACTCTAATCCTTCGGATTGAAAGGTATAATTTGCAACCAACACCCCGTCTTTCACTTGACCAATAAAAGTTCCTGTATTCTTGTCCTTTTCAGCAAAAGCATAGCTTAAATTTCCTTTCACTTCTGCTCCACTTTCAGTAATTTCTAAGGAAACTTTATTTTTGCCATCATTAAAGACATAGCATCCTAAATCAAGTGCCGTACTGGTTTGCTGTGGCACCTCAGATTTAACCTCATGAGCATCAGCTTTTTTCGCATCTTTATTTCTACAGCTTAGCATGGCGAATACGACACAGGATAATATAATCAGCTTTTTCATATTTTTCTATTTTTAATATTTTTATTGCTTTCTCTAAATTTAATTTTAATTTCTGACATCTTAGATGTTAAGTGTTTTTTTAGAAATTATTAACATGCTGTTTTTCCAAAATTGTTCTGAAGAATCGTTTAAAAATCAATGACACTTTCCATGAACGGCCTATTCAATTGATAAAAGACAAAATGAATTTCGATCATTGTCCCCTACTCACCGCATGCCTACTCTGTAACAAGCTATTAAGCCTTTTCGACAAACAAATAAGTACAAGAGCGAAAAATGTGGTGATAAACATCAAAATTAAAACGTTGCAACAGTTGTAACTCGATTTGCTGTTATGGCAAATACCTCCTGCCCTGTTTTAGCTTGAATTAAATATAATCCGGTAAACAAACTAAAGGCGGGCAATAAAGCGCTGGAGTCGTCAAAAACAAAGCAAGGTAATTTTAACCGTTGTCTTGCTGGCCCCTTCAATAATATGCCGGGGTGTATATGTCCCGAAAAAATATATTTACCGTGATCAGGTGCATCTTTTCGCTCATGTACAAAGCAGAAATCACCAATTTCATAGTAGGTTGAAAAAAGGTTAATCGCTAATTGTTCATAAAAAATCCCCGCCAACTTATCATGATTGCCTTTCACCAAAATAATTTCCAATGTTTTATTTGCTGTCCTCCATATCCGAAATTCCTCTAAATCCATATTATGATGATGATGAAACATATCACCAGTTACCAATAACGTTTTTGGATTGTACATCGCTACCAGATGATCAAGACGCATTATATCGGTTTCGGATACTTGTTTAGGAATTTGCAGGCCCTCTTTCCTAAAATGTCCCGACTTACCCAAATGAAAATCACTAATAACAAGCAACTGATAATAAGGAATATATAACGCCCTTTCCTGATCAAGTATGAGCTCAATTCCTCTTTTTATAATGCGAATCATCTTCATCTAAATTTTTAAATACCTCTGCCTTCATTCTTTCTATTCTTGCCTCTAATTCTTCAGAACTCATACTCTCACGCATACTATCAACTTTAATTGGAAAAGAAAAAGGGGTAAAACGCTCTGCCGACTTTAGTACAATAGTACTCTGCTGAATTCTCTGTAAAGCTCGCAATAATCTCGGTTCTTCAAGCTGATAATGAAAATTTTCATCATAAGCTTGTCTGAGTA is a window encoding:
- a CDS encoding alpha/beta hydrolase — its product is MNTIDQELLAAISRSAYGEIDYETLLQHNPQKIREQEMRVSLLEADTIIPPQLDIQNRYIPSSDKGRNIRLRTYRSKEKSNLPILLYFHGGAFIYGTPEQYDFIFFRLASDLDLMIVSVDYRLAPEHPFPAAMEDGYDSLKWLVHHASQLGGDPNRVLIGGSSAGATIAASITHLARDKQEIKIRHQLLLYPAMSHLLNTASMESLADAPMQTKNAAKWMWKHYLPHMDQRPAYAVPLLEENFNQLPDATVVVCEFDPLKDEGKMYAEKLRQAAVSTELIEIQGAVHAFDFFESSLSDAFYDRLLNVLTKTVNQDK
- a CDS encoding NAD(P)H-dependent oxidoreductase; the encoded protein is MKKIIVVNGHPDRESFNSAIAQTYIQSAQEAGAEVRYLAIGELDFNPNLQFGYRKRMELEPDLVKALEDIHWSNHQVWIHPMWWLGMPAIMKGFFDRAFLPGLTFKSNKNGISEGLLQNKTGRIITTAGDVSLDSYEKNYGSSGLIQLKTGILEYCGISDIENNFIGPLYELDENDHLNWLIKIANLAKMDTENKAAENLYYS
- the pdeM gene encoding ligase-associated DNA damage response endonuclease PdeM — encoded protein: MIRIIKRGIELILDQERALYIPYYQLLVISDFHLGKSGHFRKEGLQIPKQVSETDIMRLDHLVAMYNPKTLLVTGDMFHHHHNMDLEEFRIWRTANKTLEIILVKGNHDKLAGIFYEQLAINLFSTYYEIGDFCFVHERKDAPDHGKYIFSGHIHPGILLKGPARQRLKLPCFVFDDSSALLPAFSLFTGLYLIQAKTGQEVFAITANRVTTVATF